The genomic window TGCCATTTCTCGGTATTGGTGGCGCAAAATTGTATCAGTCTGAGATGCCAGGCCCCATGAAAGAGGAAAAGATGACGCCTCGCCTCGCGGATACAGCAAGAAATCTATGGGGTCTCTATAGTGTGCTCGCCTTAGGCTGCGCGGTTGCCTATAAACTTGCAGGAATGAATTGGTTTAATGCGATATGTCATAGCCTATCTACCGTTTCATTAGGTGGTTTTTCTACCCATAGTGACAGCTTAGGATATTATAACAGTGCAGCAATTGAACTTGTTGGTGGTGTTTTTTCAATACTGGCAGCAATAAACTTCGCCTTATATTATGTAATGATAGTTCGCAGAAGCATGAAACCCATTTTGGATAATGCGGAGGTTAGATTTTTTATTCTTATATTATCTATCGTTGTTGGAATTGCTTGTATAGAGCTTGTTCGTACTCAAACTTTCGCTACCCAAGACGCTTTAGTCCATGGCTTCTTTCAAACGGTTTCAGTCATGACTGACAATGGATTAGGCTCTGCGGGTTATCCTAATTGGCCTAGTCATATAGTGCTTTTGTTATTAGGAGCAAGCTTTTTTGGCGGATGCTTTGGTTCTACTTGTGGCGGTATTAAAGCTGTCAGATTTTTACTCTTGTATCGTCAAGGGATCCGAGAAATTCACCAATTGGTTCATCCAAATGCCATTTTAACCACAAAGATTAGTGGTCAAGTCGTTTCAGACAGGGTCATTCGTTCAGTGTGGGGATTATTTTTTCTGTATATATTTTTTACTTGCGTTTTTGTATGGGGATTGGTTGCCATTGGACATGATTTTGCCACTTCCTTTGGAACCGTAGCCGCTTGCATTAATAATATGGGGATTGGTTATGGTGATACAGCATCTGGATTTGGCACTTTAAAAGATGCGGGGAAATGGCTGATGTGTGTGGCTATGCTTTTTGGCCGACTAGAAATATTTCCTGTATTAATTATTTTCTCACGAGCATTTTGGCGATTTTAAATATAAATTTAGTTTGCAGTCAATCACCCGTATTGATTGAAAGGATCATTATATGAAGTGGTTATTAGCATGTATATTACTCATTATGTTAGTAGGGTGTCAGAAATCGCCAGTTTATACCAAGTTAGAAGGCCTTGCGCAGGGGACGAGTTGGCATGTGACATTTTGGAGTAAAGACAATATAAATAGTACAGAGATAAATCGCGATATTGAGCGGCAATTGGCAGAAATAGATCTTCATATGTCTACTTATCGTTCAGATTCTGTAATTTCTCGTTTTAACAATATGCATTCCGCTATGGCGGTCGGGGATGATATTTTAGGACTAATAGAAATAGCCAAGGAGGTCACGTCAAAAACGGAGGGATGTTATGATTTGACCATTAAACCATTATTCGATTTGTGGGGATTTACCCATAACCAATTAACTATTCCTACAGAAAGTGCACTTCAACAGACATTAACCTATGTTGGCTTACATCATTTAAGTATTAATAATCAAATATTAACTAAAGATTTGCCAGAGGTACATCTTGATTTATCTTCGATTGGACAGGGATATAGTGTAGGCAAAGTTGCAGATGTGCTAAAGCGATACAATATCGATAACTATTTGGTAGAGATTGGCGGCGAAATGGTCGTACACGGCAGTAAGCTCGACGGTTCTGCTTGGAAAATCGCGATTGAAAAACCGCTGCCAGAACAGCGTACTATGCAAAAAGTGCTCCAGATCAATTTCCCTCAAGCCATTATGACATCTGGCACATACCGTCACTATTTCGATCATTTAGGGCAGCGCTATTCACATATTATTGATGCGCGAACCGGTAAACCCGTAATCCATAACACAGTATCTGTCACTGTGTTGGCAACGGATCCGGCTCGAGCAGATGCTTGGTCTACAGCGCTATTATGTTTAGGAAGTCAACAAGGGTTAGCCGTCGCTAATCAGAATGATATAAAAGCATTATTTATTGATGATAATAAAGGTGTGCTTAAAGAGATTAAGACAGATAGCTATAATAAAATAAAAAATATAGAGCTTAATTTAACAACGAATAATTGAGTTATCCATTATATATTACCCCTCATTAAATCAAGTGCTAGGATTATTTTAGCAGAGTAACCCCCAATATCAGCTAGTATCCATAGCTGATATTTCTATTTATTATTAATAATTTACTCAGTAGTTGATGTGGATTACCTTCTAATTCTGAAGACTATGACATCACCCATAACGGCAAATAATTGTTAAAATATTGATAAAATCCAGCCTTTCTTTGCCACTTGCTAAACACACCAACGTTGCATATTTATCCTCACCTACTTTTGCTAAATATTGTTATTTTTACGTATTCTTTACGGGATTCGTCTTTGCCATTCTAGAGACTTTACGCGGTTAATTCATATATTTGTCCTGTCACTCAATTTCTTAAGGACAAATTATATGGACTGGATATTTCTAATACTCTCCATAGCACTTTTCATCTACTTAGCAGTGGCAATGTTTGCCCCTAATAAGTTTTAGGAGTCGTTATGTTTGAAATCACCCTTATTTTCATTACTGCGCTTGGGCTCGCATGGCTGTTGGGATCCTATATGACAGGGATTTTCTCTGGTCAGTCCCATTTTTCAGATCGTTTATTTAATCCCATTGAAAAGTGGATTTATCGGGCTATAGGCGTAAATGCCCATTCGGGGATGACATGGAAATCCTATGGTGCGGCGTTTCTTATCAGCAACTTGGTACTTGGCATTTTGGCGTTTCTTATCCTTAAATTCCAACATGTGTTACCGCTTAACCCCGATGGCATAGGACCATTATCTTGGGATCTGGCTTTGCACACTGCGGTGTCATTCCTCACCAATACCAATCAACAGCACTATTCCGGGCAGGCTCAGCTCAGTTATCTATCCCAAGGATTTGTCATTGTCACGTTGCAATTTGTCACTCCAGCCATGGCGCTGGCGGTTTGTGTAGCGATTTTGCGGGGAATGTTAGGCGGACTTAATAATGACAGCGCCAAAGAGGACGAGGCTCGAAATCTGGGTAACTATTATGTTGACCTAGTGCGCGGTGTACTCAGACTTATGCTGCCATTAGCGGCTATTGTGGCGCTGTTACTGACTTGGCAAGGCGTACCGAGTAGTTTTGACAGTGCGCAAAAAGTGAACACCTTAGATTCTGCATCACCTATCACTGAGCAGGTCGTTCCGATTGGCCCCGTTGCATCTATGGTGGCCATTAAGCAGTTAGGTACTAATGGCGGGGGCTGGTATGGCCCCAACAGTAGTAACCCGCTAGAAAACCCAACGCCAGTCAGTAATGCAATCGAGACCATTGCCTTAGTGCTGATCCCTATGGCCGTCGTCTTTATGGCTGGCGGAATGCTAAGACGCAAAAAATTTACCCTAATGGCTTTAGTTGCTATGGGTCTATTGAGCGTCAGTTTTCTGGGGGCGACTGTGTACAGCGAGTTGCAACCCAACGCCGCCTTTACGGGATTAAGCGCCCAAGGGCCGAATATGGAGGGTAAAGAAGTTCGCTTTGGACCTGAGCTATCGGCGCTCTGGGCTTCTTTTACCACACAAACCTCTAACGGTTCGGTCAATGCCATGCACGATTCCTTCAATCCAATCGGGGGATTGATGACGCGATCAGGCATGTTACTCAATGCGATATGGGGCGGTATTGGCTGCGGTTTTGTTAACTTTATCGTTTATGTGTGGATTGCTGTTTTCTTATCGGGATTGATGATTGGCCGTACGCCAGAGATATTTGGTCGTAAGCTCGAAACCCGTGAAATCACCCTTTTGGGAAGTCTATTAGTTTTACCTACCTTATGCGTCTTAGGTTTGACGGCGATCACTGTGGCTATCCCGAGTATTACGGGCAACAGTAACCCCGGCTTTCATGGGATTTCGCAAGTCTTTTACGAATATACCTCCGCTTTTGCTAATAACGGTTCGGGTTTTGAAGGCTTAGGTGATAACACGCCTTGGTGGAATATCAGTTGCGTTATCGCCTTACTACTCGGTCGATACCTGCCGCTGTTTTTACCGCTGGCGATTGCGGGGATGATGTCGAGTAAAAGAGTGAGCCCCGACAGTAACGCGAGCTTGAAGCTCGAGAGTCCCACCTTTTGTTTCACCCTTATTGCCGTGATTTTAATCATTAACTTCCTGTCTTTCTTACCTGCGGCGGTATTAGGGCCTATTGGCGAAGCTTTAGAACTTGCCACTATGAGTCTGGAGAAATAGTCATGCATAAACCTGCTCAAATATTAGATAGCGCCGGCGTGAAGCAAGCTGCCTTTGGTGCTGTAAAGAAAATGTCCTTAGTGAGTATGGCTGGCAACCCTGTGATGTTCGTGGTGATGGTGGGCGCTTTACTCGCCGCTTTGATCACTGGACAAAAGTTCTTCAATGGCGAGACGGTTGCTTTTGAGTTAACCACGACCCTTATTCTTTTGCTTACCGTGTGGTTTTCTAACTTTGCTGAATCGGTGGCAGAGGCAAGGGGTCGCGGACAAGCGGCTAGCTTAAAGTCGGCGAAAGAGGCCTTGCAGGCGAGGCGCATACGCCACGGTGAGTTGGAATCCGTATCCGCAACTTTGCTTGTCAAAGGCGATAAGGTGAAGGTTTTGCAGGGTGATTATATTCCTGCCGATGGTGAAATCATCGAAGGGATAGCCACTATCAATGAATCGGCGATTACCGGTGAATCTGCGGCTGTGCTGCGTGAAGCAGGCACAGATCATTCAGGTGTGATTGGCGGCACTAAGGTACTTACGGGTGAAATTACCGTGCTGGTTGCCAACGATCCTGGGAATAGCTTTTTAGATCGCATGATAGGGCTGGTCGAAGGGGCGAAGCGTCAGAAAACACCGAACGAAACGGCGTTGACTGTGCTACTTGCATCATTGACTGCGGTTTTCCTGATCGTGGTGGTGACTTTGCCACCCATGGCGGGTTTCGTCGGTGCAAGCCTTGATTACACTATGTTAATTGCGCTGTTAGTGTGTTTGATCCCAACGACGATTGGTGGCTTGTTACCCGCTATTGGGATTGCAGGCATGAACCGCGCCTTAGCCGCCAATGTGGTCGCTAAATCGGGTAAAGCCGTGGAAGTTGCGGGGGATATCGATACGTTACTGCTGGATAAAACGGGCACTATCACTTTCGGTGATCGTCAAGCGACCGCATTTTTACCCGTGAAAGGCATTGCAGCTGAGATGTTGCGTGATGCGGCGGTGCTTTCTTCCCTCGATGACCCCACCCCTGAAGGGAAATCTGTACTCAAATTGGCCATAGATTTGGGCGCGGTATTGCCCGTCAAACCTACGGATGCGACTTTTATCCCATTTACGCCAGAGACTCGGGTTTCTGGGGTGATTTTAACCGATGGTATTCAAGGCATTAAAGGCGCTGGCGATGCGATGCAGTTTTGGGCGCAGCAGCATCAAATTCACTGGCCTGAATCTGTTAACGCGCTTATCCGCAAAGTGGCGTTGCAGGGGGGCACTCCCTTAGTCGTCGCCAGTGGCACACACATTTTAGGGGTTATAGCTTTAAGTGACGTGATTAAGCCGGGCGTTGCGGAGCGGTTTGCTCGTTTAAGGGCGCTCGGTGTACGGACCATCATGGTGACAGGGGATAATCCGCTAACGGCTGGCGTGATTGCCGCCGAGGCTGGGGTCGATGATTTTGTCGCTGAAGCTAAACCTGAGGATAAACTTGCCCTTATTCGTGCAGAGCAGGCCAAAGGTCGATTAGTGGCTATGGTGGGGGATGGCACTAACGATGCGCCAGCATTAGCGCAGGCCGATGTAGGTCTTGCGATGAACTCGGGTACCCAAGCCGCTAAAGAAGCGGGCAATATGGTGGATTTGGATT from Shewanella putrefaciens includes these protein-coding regions:
- a CDS encoding FAD:protein FMN transferase, with the protein product MKWLLACILLIMLVGCQKSPVYTKLEGLAQGTSWHVTFWSKDNINSTEINRDIERQLAEIDLHMSTYRSDSVISRFNNMHSAMAVGDDILGLIEIAKEVTSKTEGCYDLTIKPLFDLWGFTHNQLTIPTESALQQTLTYVGLHHLSINNQILTKDLPEVHLDLSSIGQGYSVGKVADVLKRYNIDNYLVEIGGEMVVHGSKLDGSAWKIAIEKPLPEQRTMQKVLQINFPQAIMTSGTYRHYFDHLGQRYSHIIDARTGKPVIHNTVSVTVLATDPARADAWSTALLCLGSQQGLAVANQNDIKALFIDDNKGVLKEIKTDSYNKIKNIELNLTTNN
- a CDS encoding TrkH family potassium uptake protein, with amino-acid sequence MIDTSRKHQTSSRFHTIIHLCSFLIIIYSFTMLAPIAVALFYNDGYITPFLSTFILSIIIGFIGWKTTIQENKNLQKRDGFMVACLFWLIFSLMSALPFLLDRRLELSLTDAMFEGVSGITTTGASIFSNINDLPKSILFYRAQLNFLGGLGIIVLAVAIMPFLGIGGAKLYQSEMPGPMKEEKMTPRLADTARNLWGLYSVLALGCAVAYKLAGMNWFNAICHSLSTVSLGGFSTHSDSLGYYNSAAIELVGGVFSILAAINFALYYVMIVRRSMKPILDNAEVRFFILILSIVVGIACIELVRTQTFATQDALVHGFFQTVSVMTDNGLGSAGYPNWPSHIVLLLLGASFFGGCFGSTCGGIKAVRFLLLYRQGIREIHQLVHPNAILTTKISGQVVSDRVIRSVWGLFFLYIFFTCVFVWGLVAIGHDFATSFGTVAACINNMGIGYGDTASGFGTLKDAGKWLMCVAMLFGRLEIFPVLIIFSRAFWRF
- the kdpA gene encoding potassium-transporting ATPase subunit KdpA; the encoded protein is MFEITLIFITALGLAWLLGSYMTGIFSGQSHFSDRLFNPIEKWIYRAIGVNAHSGMTWKSYGAAFLISNLVLGILAFLILKFQHVLPLNPDGIGPLSWDLALHTAVSFLTNTNQQHYSGQAQLSYLSQGFVIVTLQFVTPAMALAVCVAILRGMLGGLNNDSAKEDEARNLGNYYVDLVRGVLRLMLPLAAIVALLLTWQGVPSSFDSAQKVNTLDSASPITEQVVPIGPVASMVAIKQLGTNGGGWYGPNSSNPLENPTPVSNAIETIALVLIPMAVVFMAGGMLRRKKFTLMALVAMGLLSVSFLGATVYSELQPNAAFTGLSAQGPNMEGKEVRFGPELSALWASFTTQTSNGSVNAMHDSFNPIGGLMTRSGMLLNAIWGGIGCGFVNFIVYVWIAVFLSGLMIGRTPEIFGRKLETREITLLGSLLVLPTLCVLGLTAITVAIPSITGNSNPGFHGISQVFYEYTSAFANNGSGFEGLGDNTPWWNISCVIALLLGRYLPLFLPLAIAGMMSSKRVSPDSNASLKLESPTFCFTLIAVILIINFLSFLPAAVLGPIGEALELATMSLEK
- a CDS encoding potassium-transporting ATPase subunit F, giving the protein MDWIFLILSIALFIYLAVAMFAPNKF
- the kdpB gene encoding potassium-transporting ATPase subunit KdpB, producing the protein MHKPAQILDSAGVKQAAFGAVKKMSLVSMAGNPVMFVVMVGALLAALITGQKFFNGETVAFELTTTLILLLTVWFSNFAESVAEARGRGQAASLKSAKEALQARRIRHGELESVSATLLVKGDKVKVLQGDYIPADGEIIEGIATINESAITGESAAVLREAGTDHSGVIGGTKVLTGEITVLVANDPGNSFLDRMIGLVEGAKRQKTPNETALTVLLASLTAVFLIVVVTLPPMAGFVGASLDYTMLIALLVCLIPTTIGGLLPAIGIAGMNRALAANVVAKSGKAVEVAGDIDTLLLDKTGTITFGDRQATAFLPVKGIAAEMLRDAAVLSSLDDPTPEGKSVLKLAIDLGAVLPVKPTDATFIPFTPETRVSGVILTDGIQGIKGAGDAMQFWAQQHQIHWPESVNALIRKVALQGGTPLVVASGTHILGVIALSDVIKPGVAERFARLRALGVRTIMVTGDNPLTAGVIAAEAGVDDFVAEAKPEDKLALIRAEQAKGRLVAMVGDGTNDAPALAQADVGLAMNSGTQAAKEAGNMVDLDSDPTKLLAIVEVGKQLLITRGALTTFSLSNDVAKYFAIIPAVFAGALPAIGALDLMQLHSPTSAVLAALVFNALIIPALIPLALKGIKLKPISAEKLLRNNMLIYGLGGVILPFVGIKALDSIIALML